A single genomic interval of Arachis duranensis cultivar V14167 chromosome 7, aradu.V14167.gnm2.J7QH, whole genome shotgun sequence harbors:
- the LOC107458883 gene encoding hypothetical protein At1g04090 — translation MWKGPNYPMSGVKYESGSVVFMLFFLSTTLTTITRAMEVPKITQRFHFPGNPFKKKHFLPPPPVPIQKKFNLPAAVPVWPPGNGFSNGSIDLGGLQVSQITTFNKVWASQEGGAENQGATIFEPSGIPQGFSMLGSYSQPNNKALFGWVLVAKDLSPPNTINGTLKQPIDYSLIWTSENLGIKQDTNVYVWTPAAPDGYKAVGHVVTTSADKPALNKVMCVRIDLTDQCEKNSVIWNGPNGINFFEARPSNRGTQSPSVQVGTFVAQNVNATGPLTISCLKNTKSIASSMPNVQQIEAIVKAYSPIMYLHPHEEFLPSSVNWFFSNGALLFTRGNESNPVAIAQNGTNLPQDPNNDGAFWLDLPADAANKDRVKKGNLESARSYIHVKPMLGGTFSDIAMWVFYPFNGPARAKVDFFNINLGKIGEHVGDWEHVTLRVSNFNGELWQMYFSQHSHGQWVEASQLEFHSGNNNNKPVVYSSLHGHACYPHAGLVLQGTSSIGVRNDTDSSNIVMDLGLHDLVSAEYLGSQVVEPPWLNYFREWGPKVDYDIDDELKKVAKALPGRLRSLLDKVVKSLPSEVLGEEGPTGPKVKNNWNGDEV, via the exons GAAATCCCTTCAAGAAAAAGCactttcttcctcctcctcctgtTCCCATTCAAAAGAAATTCAACCTTCCAGCAGCAGTACCTGTTTGGCCACCAG GTAATGGTTTCTCAAATGGAAGCATTGATCTTGGTGGGTTGCAAGTGTCTCAAATAACAACTTTCAACAAAGTATGGGCATCCCAGGAAGGTGGAGCAGAGAACCAAGGTGCCACAATCTTTGAGCCCTCAGGAATTCCACAAGGCTTCTCCATGTTGGGTAGTTACAGCCAACCAAACAATAAGGCCTTGTTTGGATGGGTACTTGTTGCAAAAGATTTGTCCCCACCAAACACCATTAATGGAACATTAAAGCAACCGATTGATTACTCACTTATATGGACCAGTGAAAATCTTGGCATCAAACAAGACACCAATGTCTATGTTTGGACACCAGCAGCTCCTGATGG GTACAAAGCTGTTGGGCATGTTGTGACAACTTCAGCGGACAAACCTGCCCTTAACAAAGTGATGTGTGTGAGGATAGACCTTACCGACCAATGTGAGAAGAATTCAGTGATCTGGAATGGTCCCAATGGCATAAATTTTTTTGAGGCAAGGCCAAGCAATAGAGGAACTCAATCTCCTAGCGTTCAAGTAGGAACATTTGTTGCACAAAATGTTAATGCCACTGGCCCTCTAACAATTTCATGCCTTAAAAACACCAAAAGCATTGCATCATCAATGCCTAATGTGCAACAAATTGAGGCTATAGTTAAGGCTTATTCTCCAATTATGTACTTGCATCCTCATGAAGAATTCCTTCCTTCTTCAGTCAATTGGTTTTTCTCAAATGGAGCATTGCTATTCACAAGAGGGAACGAGTCGAATCCGGTCGCAATAGCGCAGAATGGAACCAACCTACCTCAGGATCCGAACAATGATGGTGCTTTTTGGCTTGACCTTCCGGCCGACGCAGCCAACAAAGATAGGGTCAAGAAGGGAAATTTGGAAAGTGCAAGAAGCTACATACATGTGAAACCAATGCTTGGTGGAACTTTTAGTGACATTGCAATGTGGGTTTTCTACCCGTTCAATGGGCCTGCAAGGGCAAAAGTGGATTTCTTTAATATTAACTTGGGGAAAATAGGTGAACATGTTGGTGATTGGGAGCATGTTACATTAAGGGTAAGTAATTTCAATGGAGAATTATGGCAAATGTACTTCTCACAACATAGTCATGGTCAATGGGTTGAAGCCTCACAACTTGAGTTCCATAGTGGGAACAATAATAACAAGCCTGTGGTTTATTCTTCTTTGCATGGACATGCATGTTACCCACACGCTGGCCTTGTTTTGCAAGGAACAAGTTCTATTGGTGTGAGGAATGATACTGATTCAAGTAACATTGTCATGGATTTGGGGCTACATGACTTGGTTTCTGCTGAGTATTTGGGTTCTCAAGTTGTGGAACCTCCATGGCTTAACTATTTTAGAGAATGGGGTCCAAAAGTTGATTATGACATTGATGATGAGTTGAAGAAAGTGGCTAAAGCATTGCCTGGGAGGTTGAGATCTCTTTTAGACAAGGTTGTGAAGAGTTTGCCAAGTGAAGTGTTAGGAGAAGAAGGCCCAACTGGTCCTAAGGTGAAGAATAATTGGAATGGAGATGAGGTTTAG